A single region of the Prevotella sp. HUN102 genome encodes:
- a CDS encoding helix-turn-helix transcriptional regulator: MEIWERILSKDEINTRFHWAVSAILSNNLIPNKTALAESLGVKPSKFSEILNGRMKVGIDMVAIMCDFYNISPDWILMSRGNNIFRASELPDYCVDDEKWIKKVSSDEKKNKFEGQNASIAPFLKLLHEKDTTIREQAEEIGQLKEQVRQLTIEKERLASNARLPDTASAG, from the coding sequence ATGGAAATATGGGAAAGAATACTATCCAAGGATGAGATTAATACAAGGTTTCATTGGGCTGTTAGTGCGATACTATCCAATAATTTAATACCAAATAAAACAGCGTTGGCAGAATCTTTGGGCGTAAAGCCTTCGAAGTTTTCAGAAATTCTGAACGGAAGAATGAAAGTGGGTATTGATATGGTTGCAATAATGTGTGACTTTTACAATATCTCCCCAGATTGGATATTGATGAGTCGAGGGAATAACATCTTCCGAGCCTCTGAACTCCCTGACTATTGTGTAGATGATGAGAAGTGGATTAAGAAAGTATCCTCAGATGAGAAAAAAAATAAATTTGAAGGCCAAAATGCTTCTATTGCGCCTTTTCTGAAACTACTACACGAGAAAGATACCACGATAAGAGAGCAAGCAGAGGAAATAGGACAGCTCAAGGAGCAGGTCCGCCAGTTAACTATTGAAAAAGAAAGGCTTGCTTCCAATGCCCGCTTGCCAGACACTGCGAGCGCAGGGTAG
- a CDS encoding ATP-binding protein — MKYPIGLQSFEEVRSEGFLYIDKTDLIYRLAAEGKYYFLSRPRRFGKSLLISTLESYFAGRKDLFSGLAIEALEKDWKSYPILQLDLNNQKYETPESLNEILNLNVSKWEAIYGRYDEEVTLSLRFSGVIERACKKTGKQVVILVDEYDKPLLQAINNVPLQSAYRSTLKAFYSVLKTQDRYIRFALLTGVTKFGKVSVFSDLNNLQDLSMDEAFQSLCGITEEEVHNYFAEPIQALAEKNGITEEKTRARLKERYDGYHFVENGIGIYNPFSLLNTFKRLQFGSYWFETGTPSYLVELLKADNYQLPDLTEEQVTGDFLNSIDSLSNNPIPVIYQSGYLTIKDYDPEFRIYRLGFPNKEVEEGFFTYLMPFYTRVRESETVFAIANFVRDLRSGRPEQFMKRMETLFADTDYKIVGNSELYFQNAFYLVAKMMGFYTKVERTTSNGRIDLTIETQDHVYIVEFKLDGSAEAALQQINDKNYAQPFAMDGRKLYKIGVNFSLEKRCIEGWLIE, encoded by the coding sequence ATGAAATATCCCATTGGTTTACAGAGTTTTGAAGAAGTAAGGAGCGAAGGGTTTCTCTACATTGACAAGACCGATTTGATATACCGATTGGCAGCAGAGGGAAAATATTATTTCCTCAGCCGTCCACGTCGTTTCGGTAAGAGTCTTCTTATTTCCACATTAGAATCTTACTTCGCAGGACGCAAAGATTTGTTCTCGGGACTGGCAATAGAGGCTTTGGAAAAGGATTGGAAAAGCTATCCAATTCTTCAACTCGACCTGAACAACCAGAAATATGAAACGCCCGAAAGTCTTAATGAAATACTCAACCTGAATGTTTCAAAGTGGGAAGCTATCTATGGACGCTACGATGAGGAAGTTACGCTCTCTTTGCGATTTTCTGGTGTGATAGAACGTGCTTGCAAAAAGACAGGGAAACAGGTGGTAATACTCGTGGACGAGTACGACAAGCCACTCTTGCAGGCTATCAACAACGTCCCCTTGCAGTCAGCCTACCGTTCAACCCTGAAGGCATTCTATTCTGTTCTCAAGACGCAGGACCGCTACATTCGCTTTGCCCTCCTCACGGGCGTAACAAAATTTGGAAAAGTCAGCGTGTTCAGCGACCTCAATAATCTTCAGGATCTCTCGATGGATGAAGCGTTTCAGTCGCTCTGCGGCATTACCGAAGAGGAAGTTCACAATTACTTTGCAGAACCCATCCAAGCCTTGGCGGAGAAGAACGGAATTACGGAAGAGAAAACGCGCGCCCGACTAAAGGAACGGTACGACGGCTATCACTTCGTGGAGAATGGCATCGGCATCTACAATCCTTTCAGTCTGCTCAACACCTTCAAACGATTGCAGTTCGGCAGCTACTGGTTTGAGACGGGGACGCCCTCCTACCTTGTGGAGCTTCTGAAGGCAGACAACTACCAACTGCCCGACCTGACGGAGGAACAGGTTACAGGAGATTTCCTCAACAGCATTGATTCGCTGTCCAACAACCCCATTCCGGTCATCTATCAGAGTGGCTATCTTACCATCAAGGACTACGATCCGGAGTTTCGCATCTATCGCCTCGGCTTTCCGAACAAGGAAGTAGAGGAAGGATTCTTTACCTATCTGATGCCTTTCTATACCCGTGTGCGCGAATCTGAGACGGTGTTTGCTATTGCCAACTTCGTACGCGACCTCCGTTCAGGGCGTCCCGAGCAGTTTATGAAGCGAATGGAAACGCTCTTTGCCGACACCGACTACAAGATTGTGGGCAACTCCGAACTGTATTTCCAAAACGCTTTCTACCTTGTTGCCAAGATGATGGGCTTCTATACGAAGGTGGAACGCACCACGAGCAACGGCCGCATAGACCTTACGATAGAGACACAGGACCACGTTTACATCGTGGAGTTCAAGCTCGACGGCTCTGCCGAAGCTGCCTTGCAGCAAATAAACGACAAGAATTATGCCCAGCCGTTCGCTATGGACGGTCGGAAACTGTATAAAATCGGTGTCAATTTCTCGTTGGAGAAACGCTGTATAGAGGGCTGGCTGATTGAATAG
- the priA gene encoding primosomal protein N': MKYVEVILPLPLEGTFTYGVPEPLEARVQPGVRVLVPLGKSKTYVGVCDSRALELSETKSAGKQADGGKKVEYKNILSVLDDTPVLLPQQLKLWHWIADYYMSPIGDVYKAALPSGLKAEEGFKPKTETYVCLSRKFRTEQSLHIALDCLRRAVKQQEVLMAYLQLSGIAENPVALTIDAENPDDGEPSELNAVTQEELMNAAHCTMVVLRGLLDKQILVTYKKEVGRLNNDGNAHRDTIKPLNEAQTEAYNQILLQMLGQKVTLLHGVTSSGKTEIYIHLIQKMLDEHKQVLYLLPEIALTVQIMDRLKRVFGNRLGIYHSKYSDAERVEIWNKQLSSHPYDVILGARSAVFLPFQNLGLVIIDEEHETSFKQQDPAPRYHARSAAIVLAQMYGARTLLGTATPSMESYYNAQQGKYGFVRLDRRYKDIQLPEIEVVDVKDLQRRKMMAGPFSPRLLSVVREALTNGEQAILFQNRRGFAPMVECNTCGWMPKCPNCDVSLTHHKNMGLLSCHYCGYTYRVPEACPNCESRDIRNRGYGTEKIEDEIINIFPEARVSRMDLDTTRTKNAYERLITEFSEGKTNLLIGTQMISKGLDFDKVSVVGILNADSMLNYPDFRSYEQAFMMMSQVSGRAGRKGKRGLVILQTKNHDLPVIQQVVHNDYEGFYRSLLEERKDFRYPPFYHLVYVYLKHRDGDTVNSASLEMGSRLREIFGNRVLGPDKPAIARVKTLHIRKIILKLENGIDYKLVKTYLRQVQEAMMKEKRYGALMTYYDVDPL, encoded by the coding sequence ATGAAATACGTTGAAGTCATACTGCCTTTGCCCTTGGAAGGAACATTTACCTACGGTGTGCCCGAACCTCTCGAAGCGAGGGTGCAGCCGGGAGTGCGTGTGCTTGTTCCGTTGGGTAAAAGCAAGACTTATGTAGGCGTGTGCGACAGTCGGGCTTTGGAACTTTCCGAAACGAAAAGTGCCGGGAAACAGGCTGACGGCGGGAAGAAAGTGGAATACAAGAACATTCTTTCCGTACTCGACGACACGCCGGTGCTCCTGCCGCAGCAGTTGAAGCTGTGGCATTGGATAGCCGATTACTATATGTCGCCCATTGGGGATGTCTACAAGGCTGCACTCCCGTCAGGCTTGAAAGCCGAAGAGGGATTCAAACCGAAGACGGAAACGTATGTCTGCTTGAGCCGTAAGTTTAGAACGGAGCAGTCGCTGCACATAGCTTTAGACTGTCTGCGGCGTGCCGTGAAACAACAGGAAGTACTGATGGCGTATCTTCAGCTTTCAGGCATAGCCGAAAATCCGGTTGCCTTGACCATTGATGCCGAAAATCCGGACGATGGCGAGCCTTCGGAACTCAATGCCGTTACGCAAGAGGAACTGATGAATGCGGCGCATTGCACGATGGTTGTCTTGCGGGGATTGCTCGACAAGCAGATTCTCGTAACTTACAAGAAGGAAGTCGGTAGGTTGAACAACGATGGAAATGCGCATCGCGATACCATCAAGCCATTGAACGAAGCGCAGACGGAGGCCTACAATCAGATTCTTCTTCAGATGCTTGGGCAGAAAGTAACCCTGCTTCACGGCGTAACCTCTTCGGGAAAAACGGAAATCTACATCCATCTTATTCAGAAAATGCTCGATGAGCACAAGCAGGTGCTTTATCTTCTGCCCGAAATAGCCCTTACGGTGCAGATAATGGACCGACTGAAACGGGTTTTCGGAAATCGTCTGGGAATTTATCATAGCAAGTACAGCGATGCCGAACGCGTGGAAATATGGAACAAGCAGCTGTCATCGCATCCTTACGATGTGATTTTGGGAGCACGCAGTGCCGTTTTTCTGCCGTTTCAGAACCTCGGACTGGTAATTATAGACGAAGAACACGAAACGAGTTTCAAGCAGCAGGATCCCGCTCCCCGCTATCACGCCCGTTCGGCTGCGATAGTTCTGGCACAGATGTATGGCGCAAGGACGCTTCTCGGCACGGCAACGCCGTCTATGGAAAGCTATTATAACGCCCAGCAGGGGAAATACGGTTTTGTAAGACTGGACAGACGTTACAAGGATATACAACTGCCGGAGATAGAAGTCGTGGATGTGAAGGATTTGCAGCGACGGAAGATGATGGCCGGACCTTTCTCGCCGCGTTTGCTGTCGGTGGTTCGCGAGGCATTGACGAACGGAGAGCAGGCGATTCTGTTCCAAAACCGTCGTGGATTTGCCCCGATGGTGGAGTGCAACACGTGCGGGTGGATGCCGAAGTGCCCCAACTGCGATGTATCGCTTACGCATCATAAGAATATGGGACTGCTTTCCTGTCATTATTGCGGCTACACCTATCGTGTGCCCGAGGCTTGCCCGAACTGTGAGAGCAGGGACATTCGCAACCGAGGATACGGCACGGAGAAGATAGAAGACGAGATAATAAACATCTTTCCTGAAGCGAGAGTTTCCCGAATGGACTTGGACACCACCCGAACAAAGAATGCCTACGAACGGCTGATAACGGAATTTTCGGAAGGAAAGACGAATCTGCTCATCGGAACTCAGATGATTTCAAAAGGACTGGACTTCGATAAGGTGTCGGTGGTAGGAATCCTGAATGCCGATTCAATGCTGAATTATCCAGATTTCCGTTCCTACGAGCAGGCTTTTATGATGATGAGTCAGGTAAGTGGACGAGCGGGGCGCAAGGGAAAGCGGGGATTGGTAATCCTGCAGACCAAGAACCACGACCTGCCGGTCATACAACAGGTGGTGCATAACGATTATGAAGGCTTTTACCGTTCGTTGCTCGAAGAGAGAAAAGACTTCCGTTATCCTCCGTTCTATCATCTGGTGTACGTGTATCTCAAGCATCGGGACGGCGACACCGTTAATTCTGCAAGTCTGGAGATGGGTTCCCGTTTGCGGGAGATATTCGGAAACCGTGTGCTTGGACCGGACAAACCTGCCATTGCCCGTGTCAAGACGCTGCATATACGCAAGATAATTCTCAAGTTGGAGAATGGAATAGACTATAAACTCGTGAAGACTTACTTGCGACAGGTGCAGGAAGCTATGATGAAGGAGAAGAGATATGGTGCGCTGATGACGTATTATGACGTGGATCCGTTGTAA
- a CDS encoding membrane protein yields the protein MKQRKLTAIAAFLTIATASQAGGLLTNTNQHIAFNRNFARVGAIGIDGVYFNPAGVAFLSEGWHLSFNAQNIYQTRVINSTMSVPSLQGTPFYQPFKLNGGDENGYKEFKGKASVPLLPSFQIARNFEKWGFQAGFGIVGGGGKATFNSGLPTFERQLAMIPAMLYSQKITSATPSYSFDSYINGQQYDFGLQLGATYKINEHLAVYGGARFNYIYNKYEGNILNVSANIDGQNQNLYDYFDTRAKGYAQLATQTQNQANLTTDPATKAKLEGAAKQYQAGADQLNNTKRQFADKYLDCTQRGWGITPIIGIDYKVGKWNFGARYEFTTKFNIENHTKHDDTKMFPNGVNTPNDLPGILAIGAQYEILKNLRVMGSYNYYFDKDARMDKNKQRYLSKNSREYLAGVEWDITPAVTVSAGGQRTVYGLGDGKYLSDLSFVTNSYSLGFGAKVKVAKNMHLNVAYFFTNYEHFNKEYESTITSGGKDIKVENTDDFTRTNKVFGVGLDIDF from the coding sequence ATGAAACAAAGAAAACTAACAGCTATTGCAGCTTTTCTGACAATAGCAACAGCATCTCAAGCCGGTGGTCTGCTCACTAACACAAACCAGCATATTGCATTCAACCGCAATTTTGCCCGAGTAGGTGCAATCGGTATCGATGGAGTTTATTTCAATCCCGCAGGTGTTGCCTTCCTTTCAGAAGGATGGCACTTATCATTCAACGCACAGAACATCTATCAGACCCGTGTCATAAATTCCACTATGTCCGTTCCTTCATTGCAGGGCACACCATTCTACCAGCCATTCAAGCTGAACGGAGGCGACGAAAACGGCTACAAGGAATTTAAAGGCAAGGCTTCTGTGCCACTTCTTCCTTCATTTCAGATTGCACGCAACTTCGAGAAATGGGGCTTTCAGGCAGGTTTCGGCATCGTTGGTGGCGGTGGAAAGGCTACTTTCAACAGTGGGCTGCCTACATTTGAACGACAGCTTGCTATGATTCCGGCAATGCTATACAGTCAGAAGATAACATCTGCAACACCTTCGTATAGTTTTGACAGCTATATCAACGGACAACAATACGATTTCGGATTGCAGTTGGGTGCTACCTATAAGATAAATGAGCACTTGGCAGTCTACGGTGGTGCGCGCTTCAACTATATCTATAACAAGTACGAAGGCAACATTCTGAACGTATCTGCCAATATTGACGGACAGAATCAGAACCTGTACGATTATTTCGATACGAGAGCAAAGGGCTATGCTCAGTTGGCTACCCAGACACAGAACCAAGCAAATCTTACCACCGACCCTGCTACAAAGGCCAAACTTGAAGGTGCTGCAAAGCAATATCAGGCAGGTGCCGACCAGTTGAACAATACCAAGCGTCAGTTCGCCGACAAATATCTGGACTGCACACAGCGCGGATGGGGCATTACGCCTATCATCGGCATAGACTATAAGGTGGGCAAGTGGAATTTCGGTGCACGCTATGAGTTTACTACCAAGTTCAACATCGAGAATCATACGAAGCACGACGACACAAAGATGTTTCCTAACGGCGTAAATACGCCTAACGACCTCCCGGGTATTCTTGCAATCGGTGCGCAATACGAAATCCTGAAAAACCTCCGTGTGATGGGTAGCTACAATTACTACTTCGACAAGGATGCACGTATGGACAAAAACAAGCAGCGTTATCTGAGCAAGAACTCACGTGAGTACCTCGCAGGTGTTGAATGGGACATCACTCCGGCCGTTACCGTAAGCGCAGGCGGACAGCGTACTGTCTACGGATTGGGCGACGGCAAGTATCTTTCAGACCTCAGTTTCGTCACCAACAGTTACAGTTTGGGCTTCGGTGCAAAGGTAAAGGTAGCAAAGAATATGCACCTCAATGTGGCGTATTTCTTCACGAACTACGAGCATTTCAACAAGGAATACGAAAGCACAATCACTTCCGGAGGCAAGGATATCAAGGTGGAGAACACCGATGATTTCACAAGAACCAACAAAGTGTTCGGTGTAGGTTTGGATATTGATTTCTAA
- a CDS encoding T9SS type A sorting domain-containing protein, which yields MPHNGVAAIAEGTERIFKGAFAYNKNVKKVIMPNTVTVIDVMNFVDNKELLSVTFSDIKELDTPVTSSVDNIEAGNTEVSVSGNSLTVSSSESTTVVIYDAAGRSVFNSVQTKSATTYLPHGIYVVKVGKTAHKIAI from the coding sequence GTGCCCCATAATGGCGTAGCAGCCATTGCAGAAGGTACGGAACGGATTTTCAAGGGGGCTTTTGCCTACAACAAAAATGTGAAGAAAGTCATAATGCCTAATACTGTAACAGTAATTGATGTTATGAATTTTGTCGATAACAAGGAGTTGTTGTCTGTAACTTTCTCCGATATAAAAGAACTTGACACGCCTGTAACCTCGTCTGTTGATAACATTGAGGCCGGCAATACTGAAGTATCTGTTTCCGGCAATAGCCTGACAGTTTCTTCTTCCGAGTCTACTACCGTTGTTATTTACGATGCAGCAGGCAGAAGCGTTTTCAATTCCGTTCAGACGAAATCGGCAACTACTTACTTGCCACACGGTATCTACGTCGTGAAGGTTGGCAAGACGGCTCATAAGATTGCCATTTAG